The sequence below is a genomic window from Nostoc flagelliforme CCNUN1.
GATGCTTCTACGGGGACGGTGCGACTATCTCATCATGTGGCTGGATGGGAAAATATTCCCCTCAAAGGATTGTTGGAGGAGGAGTTTGGCGTTCTTGTTGGTGTAGATAATGATGCTAATGTTGCTGCTTTGGGTGAACATCGTTTTGGTGCGGGGCAGGGGTACGATAGCCTGTTTTATATCACTGTCAGCACTGGCGTGGGTGGTGGTTGGATACTCAACGGCCAGCCTTGGCGGGGTGCTGGTGGGATGGCTGGTGAAATTGGACACATCGTTGTAGATCCTGCTGGGCCAGTTTGTTTGTGTGGTAAGCGGGGATGTGTGGAACGTTTGGCGTCGGGGCCTTATATGGCGCAAAATGTTAGAGAAATTTTGGAAAACGAACCGCCAAGTGGCCAAGTACGCCAAGGAGGAGAGGTGTTGAGGGGTTTGGTGGGGAATAATTTAACGTTGCTGACGGGGCAGTTGGTAAGTGAGGCGGCGGCGGCTGGAGATGATTTGGCGAAGGAAGTATTGCACAAGGCTGCTTGGGCGCTGGGTGTGGGTATTGGCAATGTGGCGAATTTGATGAATCCGCAGCGCTTTGTGTTGGGAGGCGGTGTGACGAAGGCGGGGGAGGATTTTTGGCGGGTGGTGCGTCAAGTGGCGCGGGAGACGGCTTTACCAGAAGTTGATTTTGAAATTATCCCTGCGGTGCTGGGTGATGATGCGCCGTTGTGGGGGGCGGTGGCGATCGCTTCTATTATGGTAAAGGCATTAAAGTCCTCAGTAGAGTAATTACCTCAACTGTGACCTCAGATGGTGCTTTGCAAACAAACTCGGCTTTTCTTTCTTGCCAATCGAAAGACTTCACCTGATCTGCCAGCACTACTCCTGATACTGCTAAACCCTCTGAAACAATTACTTCAAAAGGATATCCCTTGACTTTTGTAGTAATCGGACATACTAAGACCAGTCGAACTCGACGATTATATTTCAGTGATGAGATGACAAGAGCAGGACGTTTACCTGCTTGCTCACGTCCAATTTGAGGCGTGAAGTTTATCCAAATAATATCACCCTGTTTCGGTATGTATAATTCAGAATCACGGCTTATGTGAGTTGGAGTCTGGAAAGGCGTAAATACGTCAATATAGCTAAATATCTTGGCTAAACCACAGCCTGAAACCCTTGCTATCGCTTGGGCATTTTTAATTCACATAAGGCGTGAATCAGAATATTTCATAACCTACAGGCTTTCCACTGTCAATTTCACCATGTAAATTATCGGGTGTTACTCGTGACAGTAGTTCATCAAGGTCATGTACTTTTTCAGTTAAGTAAGGTACATTGCTCGTAATGCTTTGCAATGCTAAGGATTCTATAGATTGACCTGTTAACTCAGCAAGATGATGCAATTGCTCAAACAGAGATTCTGGAATTTCTAACGTTAGTTTTTGGTTAGTCATTTTTCACCAGATTTGATTGTTGTTTTCTTTAACGAACTTTGGGGGTTTAAGTCAAGAGCCTAATAAGGGCAGCGCGTTTTGTGTCGGGGTCTAAATCCCCGTCACAAAACGTAATTGCGAATTGCGAATTGCGAATTGCGAATTGGTTGAATTATGAGTCTCACAGTCAAAATTAACATTTTTGAAACTTATCTTATTTCCATCCTAAATCAAAACCAAATTATCCCGGTGAATCACGGTTTCCACACCCGCATAGCCTAAAATCGCGGAAATTTCCCGCGAATGACAGCCACGAATCTTTTGCAATTCATCGCTGTTGTAATTCACAAGTCCTCTAGCAATTTCGTTACCGTTGCTGTCACACAATTGCACTGCGTCCTGTGTGCGAAACTCTCCTTCTACTACTTTAATTCCAGCTGCTAATAACGATTTTCCCGCCAGAGAAATTGCCGCGATCGCACCTTCATCTAAATACAATTTACCCGCAGGTAAAAGTCCGTAAGCTATCCAACGTTTACGCGCTGAAGTTGGTTCCAGTTGCGGTTCAAAATGCGTCCCAATAAGTTCACCTTGGATAATTTTTTCTATATTCTGGGGAAATCGCCCTTGGGTAATTACGGTACGAACTCCAGCCGCGATCGCAATTCTCGCAGCCGAAATTTTTGTCGCCATACCGCCAGTACCCCACTGAGAACCTTGGGAACCTGTTTGTATTTGTAATTGAGCTAATTCTTTAATACTACTCACTAAAGCGATCGGCCGCGCATCTGGTACGGAACGGGGATCGGCTGAGTAGAGTCTATCGACATCGGTAAGCAAAAATAGCCAATCTGCTTCTACTAAGCTGGCAACTAATGCCGAAAGGGTATCATTATCACCAAATTTTAGTTCGTCTATGGCTACGGTATCATTTTCATTAACTATAGGGATCACTCCCAGCCCCAATAGTTCCTGAAAAGTATTGTAGGCGTTGAGATAGCGGCTGCGCTGTACCAAGTCGCTGCGAGTCAGTAATACTTGAGCGATCGCCTGTTGCAGAGTAGTAAATAAATCATCGTATATCCGAATTAACCTGCCTTGTCCAACTGCTGCTACAGCCTGTTTTAGTGCGATCGCTTTAGGACGTTCAGTTAAGCCTAACCGCGCACAACCCACTCCCACAGCCCCAGAAGAAACCAAAATCACCCGGTGTCCTTGGCGTCTTAAATAACAAAGTGTTTCCGCCAAGGTAGCGATGGTGGAAAGTGCTAATTGTCCTGTTTCTGGTTGGGTTAGGCTAGAGGTACCGATTTTGACAACAATCGTTAGTGGCATCTAAAAAGTTAGGAGTTAGAAGTTATGAGTTAAATTCAATTCATAACTTATTATGGTACTGCAACAAACTTCCCACCTTTTATCTGTACTAAAATTGGCTCAGTTTCCCGTTCTCCTTCATCACTAAATTTGAGTGGATACCCTGAAGTTTCGTTAACCGAAAACTTCGCATTTTCCAAACTTGCAAGAATCGTTGTACGATTAGAATCACTAGATAAATCTTGAATAAAAGCTTGTGTAGCATCATAGCTACTAGCAGTACGCCAAGTTACGTTACTTTTCCATAATTTTTTAGCTTTTTGAGCGTATTCTTTTGCTTGTGCTGCGTCCCTAAACCAAGGAACAACTGCAATTAAACCTTCTACTGCCTTTCCAGCTTTACTTAAGGTTTCATCGCTATAAAGAGTATTCGCACCTAATAATTTTAGTCCCGGTTTTTTTTGATTTTTAGAACTATTAATTATATTATTATTTGCTTTAGCAATGTCTAAAGCAACATCAGTATATTGTCTATCTGGAATTAAAATTGCTGCCTGTGCTTGATTAGCTAAACTTAGCTTAACTTCTTTTTGTGCATTTAATGTCCTTTCTGTCAAATCAATTTGACGAACAATTTTACCTCCTAGCTCTTCAAAGTTATTTTGAAATTCCTGCGTCATACTTTCACTAAAGAAACTTGTAGATTTAAAGATTACTACTCTTGTTAAATTCAAATTATTAATAGCATATTTTGCTAATTTTTCTCCCATTGCTGCATCTGAAGGTACAGTCCTGAAGAAAACATTACTCTTGTGCAATGAAGTATTACTACTGGTAGGAGATATCACTGATATTCCAACATTTTCATATTCTGTTAAAGCTGCTTTCGTTGCCTCACTATAATTATGTCCAATTACTCCTAATAGAGAGTTAGTTTTTACCAACTCAGCAGCAACTTGTTTTGCTTTTTCTGGTTCCTTGCCATTACCATCATTAGCAATGATAATAGACAGCAATCTCCCATTTAAGCCATCTTTATTATTAAACTCTTGTTGTGCCTGTGCCACACCACGCAATATTTCTTGAGCAAAGTTAGTATTGTTATCTGCGGAGACAACTACTGCCAAAGTAAAATAGTTTCCCTTCTCACGAGCAAGGGCATTATTATAGTAAATTAATACTTCTGGATCTGTACGATCGGCTTGTACTGCTTGTCTAAATAATTTAACAGCAGCTTCATAATTACCGTTTTTAAAACTTTCAATACCTTGGTCACGATAGGCGTTATTTATAATAGCAAAAAAAGTGCGATCGCCATTACTCAAATTAACGCTTGGATCGTCTACACAAAAAACACCTAATACTTTATTTTCGCTTGCCAAACATGGTGTTGACAAACGACTAATACCTATCCCTGTAATGGC
It includes:
- a CDS encoding ROK family protein codes for the protein MTLILALDFGGTKLAAGLVNVGSRKWLRYERRLSPADGNASTDLEIMRSLVYSLLEDTKPAAIGVSFGGPVDASTGTVRLSHHVAGWENIPLKGLLEEEFGVLVGVDNDANVAALGEHRFGAGQGYDSLFYITVSTGVGGGWILNGQPWRGAGGMAGEIGHIVVDPAGPVCLCGKRGCVERLASGPYMAQNVREILENEPPSGQVRQGGEVLRGLVGNNLTLLTGQLVSEAAAAGDDLAKEVLHKAAWALGVGIGNVANLMNPQRFVLGGGVTKAGEDFWRVVRQVARETALPEVDFEIIPAVLGDDAPLWGAVAIASIMVKALKSSVE
- the mazF gene encoding endoribonuclease MazF, giving the protein MKNAQAIARVSGCGLAKIFSYIDVFTPFQTPTHISRDSELYIPKQGDIIWINFTPQIGREQAGKRPALVISSLKYNRRVRLVLVCPITTKVKGYPFEVIVSEGLAVSGVVLADQVKSFDWQERKAEFVCKAPSEVTVEVITLLRTLMPLP
- a CDS encoding AbrB/MazE/SpoVT family DNA-binding domain-containing protein; this translates as MTNQKLTLEIPESLFEQLHHLAELTGQSIESLALQSITSNVPYLTEKVHDLDELLSRVTPDNLHGEIDSGKPVGYEIF
- the proB gene encoding glutamate 5-kinase — translated: MPLTIVVKIGTSSLTQPETGQLALSTIATLAETLCYLRRQGHRVILVSSGAVGVGCARLGLTERPKAIALKQAVAAVGQGRLIRIYDDLFTTLQQAIAQVLLTRSDLVQRSRYLNAYNTFQELLGLGVIPIVNENDTVAIDELKFGDNDTLSALVASLVEADWLFLLTDVDRLYSADPRSVPDARPIALVSSIKELAQLQIQTGSQGSQWGTGGMATKISAARIAIAAGVRTVITQGRFPQNIEKIIQGELIGTHFEPQLEPTSARKRWIAYGLLPAGKLYLDEGAIAAISLAGKSLLAAGIKVVEGEFRTQDAVQLCDSNGNEIARGLVNYNSDELQKIRGCHSREISAILGYAGVETVIHRDNLVLI